The following are encoded in a window of Streptomyces griseiscabiei genomic DNA:
- a CDS encoding ABC transporter permease codes for MSGITLVDTAVLRTEIRLFRREPGSLFWILVFPTLLLVILGSIPSFREADPAFGGLRPVDGYVPVSVLLGLIVGGVQAMPQTLTGYREHGVLRRMSTTPVRPVALLSAQMFLYGGAALLSALLALAVGRLAFDVRVPEQPLGYAVALLLAVLVALALGAVISAVSRTTRISAAIGSAVFFPAMFCAGVWMPVQTMPDVLARSVGWTPFGAAAQALNEAAAGDWPGWDHLGVVAAWTVLLTCAASRWFRWE; via the coding sequence ATGAGCGGCATCACCCTCGTCGACACGGCCGTCCTGCGGACCGAGATACGGCTCTTCCGCCGCGAACCCGGCAGCCTCTTCTGGATCCTGGTGTTCCCCACCCTCCTCCTCGTGATCCTCGGCTCGATCCCGTCCTTCCGCGAGGCCGACCCGGCCTTCGGCGGACTGCGCCCGGTCGACGGCTATGTCCCGGTGAGCGTGCTGCTCGGCCTGATCGTCGGCGGGGTGCAGGCGATGCCGCAGACCCTCACCGGCTACCGCGAACACGGTGTCCTGCGCCGGATGTCCACGACCCCGGTCCGGCCCGTCGCCCTGCTGTCCGCCCAGATGTTCCTGTACGGCGGTGCCGCCCTGCTGTCGGCGCTGCTCGCCCTCGCGGTCGGCCGCCTCGCCTTCGACGTACGGGTGCCCGAGCAGCCCCTCGGCTACGCGGTGGCCCTGCTGCTGGCCGTCCTGGTCGCCCTCGCGCTGGGGGCCGTGATCTCGGCCGTGTCCCGCACCACGAGGATCTCGGCGGCGATCGGCTCCGCCGTGTTCTTCCCGGCGATGTTCTGCGCGGGGGTGTGGATGCCGGTGCAGACCATGCCGGACGTCCTGGCCCGGTCCGTCGGCTGGACCCCGTTCGGCGCGGCGGCCCAGGCACTGAACGAGGCGGCGGCGGGCGACTGGCCCGGCTGGGACCACCTCGGCGTCGTCGCCGCCTGGACGGTGCTGCTCACCTGCGCGGCGTCGCGCTGGTTCCGCTGGGAATAG
- a CDS encoding sensor histidine kinase produces the protein MTAADRHIERRWDQFHTWGPYGLLGVSTVLAVATSELLTDAAEWYAAGALLLAAVLLQVGWHLAQPRRTGRRCRTPSPAGTLYYILRWAIAFALTWINPFFAFYAATGYMDADELIPGRWRRLGLFASAVTVAGAQAGGLPPTGPAHWVVFAALLGANSGLQMAIAHLTEQEEKRTRERTATIAELERTNTALQQALDENAALHAQLLVQAREAGVADERRRLAAEIHDTIAQGLTGIIAQLQVVANAPDLDLARTHLARASDLARHSLGEARRSVHNLAPVALEHDGLPEALKKTVTEWAERTGVRAEFTATGRVEPLHDEVSATLLRIAQEALSNAARHAAAGRVGVTLTFLGDEVILDIRDDGHGFDPLAVPERTSSGGFGLAGMRVRAERIAGTLTVESEPGHGTALSARVPLVRHDP, from the coding sequence GTGACCGCGGCTGACCGGCACATCGAGCGGCGCTGGGACCAGTTCCACACCTGGGGGCCCTACGGGCTGCTCGGCGTCAGCACCGTCCTCGCCGTCGCCACCAGCGAACTGCTGACCGACGCCGCCGAGTGGTACGCCGCCGGGGCCCTGCTCCTCGCCGCCGTCCTGCTCCAGGTGGGGTGGCACCTCGCCCAGCCCCGGCGGACCGGCCGACGCTGCCGGACCCCGTCCCCCGCCGGAACGCTGTACTACATCCTCCGCTGGGCCATCGCCTTCGCCCTCACCTGGATCAACCCGTTCTTCGCGTTCTACGCCGCCACCGGCTACATGGACGCCGACGAACTGATCCCGGGCCGGTGGCGGCGGCTCGGCCTGTTCGCCAGCGCGGTCACCGTGGCGGGCGCGCAGGCCGGCGGGCTGCCGCCGACCGGCCCGGCCCACTGGGTCGTGTTCGCCGCCCTCCTCGGGGCCAACTCCGGGCTGCAGATGGCGATCGCCCATCTCACCGAGCAGGAGGAGAAGCGGACCCGCGAGCGCACCGCGACCATCGCCGAACTCGAACGCACCAACACGGCGCTGCAGCAGGCCCTCGACGAGAACGCCGCGCTGCACGCCCAACTCCTCGTCCAGGCGAGGGAGGCCGGGGTCGCCGACGAACGGCGGCGGCTGGCCGCCGAGATCCACGACACCATCGCCCAGGGCCTGACCGGCATCATCGCCCAGCTCCAGGTCGTGGCGAACGCCCCCGACCTGGACCTCGCCCGCACCCATCTGGCCCGCGCCTCGGACCTGGCCCGCCACAGCCTCGGCGAGGCCCGCCGCTCCGTGCACAACCTCGCCCCGGTCGCCCTGGAGCACGACGGGCTGCCCGAGGCCCTGAAGAAGACGGTCACGGAGTGGGCCGAACGCACGGGAGTCCGGGCCGAGTTCACGGCCACCGGACGCGTGGAACCCCTCCACGACGAGGTCTCGGCGACCCTTCTGCGCATCGCCCAGGAAGCCCTGTCGAACGCGGCCCGGCACGCCGCCGCGGGCCGCGTCGGCGTCACCCTCACCTTCCTCGGCGACGAGGTCATCCTCGACATCCGCGACGACGGCCACGGCTTCGACCCGCTCGCCGTCCCCGAACGCACCAGCAGCGGCGGCTTCGGCCTCGCCGGGATGCGCGTGCGCGCCGAACGCATCGCCGGCACCCTCACCGTCGAGTCCGAACCGGGCCACGGCACGGCCCTGTCGGCTCGCGTACCGTTGGTCCGCCATGACCCGTGA
- a CDS encoding response regulator yields MTRDISLLVVDDHPVVRDGLRGMFDNAPGFRVLGEASNGVEAVALTAALDPDVVLMDLRMPGGGGVDAIRELTRRAARAKVLVLTTYDTDSDTLPAIEAGATGYLLKDAPREELFTAVRAAAEGRTVLSPAVASRLVSAVRTPAHEPLSAREREVLALVARGTANREIARELFISEATVKTHLTHLYAKLGVKDRAAAVAKAYERGILG; encoded by the coding sequence ATGACCCGTGACATCTCCCTTCTGGTCGTCGACGACCATCCCGTCGTACGGGACGGTCTGCGCGGCATGTTCGACAACGCCCCCGGCTTCCGCGTGCTCGGCGAGGCGTCGAACGGCGTGGAGGCGGTGGCCCTGACCGCGGCCCTCGACCCCGACGTGGTCCTGATGGACCTGCGCATGCCGGGCGGCGGCGGGGTCGACGCCATCCGCGAGCTGACCCGCCGCGCGGCCCGCGCGAAGGTCCTCGTCCTCACCACGTACGACACCGACTCGGACACCCTCCCCGCGATCGAGGCTGGCGCGACGGGCTATCTGCTGAAGGACGCCCCGAGGGAGGAACTCTTCACGGCGGTCCGCGCGGCGGCGGAGGGCCGCACCGTCCTCTCCCCGGCCGTCGCCTCCCGCCTGGTCTCGGCCGTCCGCACCCCCGCCCACGAGCCCCTCTCCGCCCGCGAACGCGAGGTCCTTGCCCTCGTCGCCCGGGGCACCGCCAACCGCGAGATCGCCCGCGAACTCTTCATCAGCGAGGCCACGGTCAAGACCCACCTCACCCACCTCTACGCGAAACTGGGCGTCAAGGACCGCGCGGCGGCGGTCGCCAAGGCCTACGAACGGGGCATCCTCGGCTGA